The Campylobacter sp. genome contains the following window.
AAGTAAGCGAAGAGGAAGCTGCCGCTATTTATGATTATATTCAGACGGGAATTTTGCCGGGGAAAAAGTCAAAGCCCGCAAAGAAAAGCTCCGAAAAAGCGCAAGAAGACGAGAATAAGCCCGCTAAAAAACAGAGTGAAACTAAAAAAACCGCTAAAAAAGAGAGCCCTAAAAAGGCGGAAAGCTTAAAAGCTTCCGAATCCAAAGAGTCAGCGCAGAGCGCCAAAGAGCCTAGCGACGAAAAAGCGCGTACGCAAGAGCCTGAGATAAAAACCGAAAAATCTCAAAATCAAAAAGAAGAAATTTCCTCCACCCCGCAGGAGAAAGAGGAGAAGCAAAACGCCGCTTCAAAGCCTGCTTCGGTGCAGATAAACAGCGGCGATAGCATCGCTAGCGAGAGCCTGCAAAAGCGCCGCGGCTTAGTCATCGTAAAAAAGAAAAAGGAAGTTCAGGTCCCGGCGGCACAAGATAGGACCGAGCCTAGGCGCGAAAAGATAAGTGCGAGCCTAGAGGCGATCTTTTCAAATGCCGAACTAAATTTGAAAAAGAAAAAGATCGAAAAGAAAAAAGCCCCCGCGGCTAAAAAAGAAGATGCCCTTAAAATCGACATCATTCCTGATCACGAGATGGCGGATATCGTCATTGAGGACGAAGACGTCGTGGTAATGCCAGATTTCACCGTCAAACCGATCCAAACCGAAAACCGCACCAAAAGTAAAAACCAACCTAATATTTATCGCGCCTCGCAGAATCAAATTTTCAGCAGTGAGGGCGGTATAAGTCGCGGCGGTCGCAAAAAGCATAAAAAAGCCCCTCGCGAGCAGGGTAGCGAAATCGTAAGTTCTGTAAATATCCCAAAAGAGATCCGCGTCTATGAGTTCGCCGATAAGATCAAAAAGCAGCCTAGCGAGATCATCGGCAAGCTATTTGCGCTTGGGATGATGACGACGAAAAACGATTTTTTGGACGAGGACGCGATAGAAATTTTAGCAAGCGAATTCGGCATTGAGGTAAATATCATCGATGAGGCGCAGGAGTTTGATTACATCAAGGCCTACGAGGACAGCGAAGGCGAAGAAAATTTAATCGCTAGAGCGCCTGTCATTACCATCATGGGACACGTCGATCACGGCAAAACGAGCCTGCTCGATTATATCCGAAACTCTCGCGTAGCAAGCGGCGAAGCGGGCGGCATCACGCAGCACGTAGGCGCGTATATGGTCGAGAAAAACGGCAGGAAGATCACCTTCATCGACACTCCGGGTCACGAGGCCTTTACTTCGATGCGCGCGCGCGGAGCCGAGGTTACCGATATCGTAATCATCGTAGTGGCGGCAGACGACGGCGTCAAGCCTCAGACTAAGGAGGCTATAGCGCACGCCAAGGCCGCAAACGTGCCGATTATCATCGCGATAAACAAGATGGACAAGCCTAACGCCAATCCCGATCTCGTAAAAACGGGGCTTGCAGAGCTTGATATCATGCCTACCGAGTGGGGCGGCAGCTACGAGTTCGTGCCAATCTCCGCAAAAACAGGCGACGGGATCGAAAATTTATTAGAGATCGTGCTTTTGCAAGCCGATCTTTTGGAGCTTAAGGCAGATCCTAGCAAGCAGGCTAAGGCAACCATCATAGAAAGTTCCCTTCAAAAAGGGCGCGGCGCCGTTGCCACCGTCATCGTGCAAAACGGCACTCTGCACGTCGGAGACACCGTCGTAGCAGGCATCGCATACGGCAAGGTGCGCGCGCTTAGCGACGATAAGGGTAGAGCGCTAAAGCAAATTTTACCGGGCGAATGCGGCGTCATCATAGGCCTTAGCGAGGTTCCGGGCGCTGGCGAGACGTTGATCGGCGTTTCAAGCGATAAGGAAGCGCGCGAGTACGCGAGTAAAATTTACGAGCATCAGCGCCAAAAAGAGCTTAGCAAATCGACCAAGGTCACTATCGACGAGCTAAGCGCCAAGATCGCCGAAGGCTCGCTAAAAAGCCTTCCTGTGATCGTCAAAGCCGACGTTGCGGGCTCGTTGGAGGCTATCAAAGCAAGCCTTGAGAAGCTCCGCAACGACGAAGTCAAGGTAGATATCATCCACAGCGGCATCGGCGGTATCACGCAAAACGACATCGCCTTAGCAAGCGCCAGCGAAAACTGCGTGATCTTGGGCTTCAACGTCCGTCCTACGGGCGAGATCAAAGAGCTTGCCAAGGAGCGCGGCGCGCAGATTAAGACCTACAACGTCATCTACAATCTAATCGATGATATCAAGGCGCTTTTGGGCGGCCTTATGAGCCCGATCATCAGCGAGGAAGCCTTGGGCCAGGCCGAGATCCGCCAGGTCATCAACGTGCCTAAGATCGGGCAGATCGCGGGTTGCATGGTTACCGACGGGCTCATCGCTCGCGGCGCGAAGATCCGCGTCATCAGAGAGGGCGTCATCGTTTTCGAGGGCAACGTCAGCTCGCTCAAGCGCTTCAAAGACGACGCCAAGGAAGTCGCCAAAGGCTTCGAATGCGGCGTAGGCATCGAGGGCTACGACGATATGCGCGTGGGCGATTTTATCGAAAGCTACAAGCAAAAAGAGGAGCAGGCTACGATAGACTAATGCTCGCGAAATCCGCGTGGGCATTGGCTTCGTTCGCACGGCTTGCGGCTAAATTTTAAGTCGCGATCGCGCTTTGAAATTTTATGCTCGCAGAATTTGGGCGTGAAATTTCGTCTTTTAAATTTAGCGGCGGAATGCGCGAGCAAGGCTTTAAATTTTGTCGGTTTCTGCGCGAGGCTTTGTCGCGTAGCGTCAGTTTTGAAATTTTAATGTTTTAGATTTTTCTTGTGGCGCGGCTTTGCGATTAAATTTTATTTTATGCCGCTTGCTGATCGCGGTTTTTCCGCGCGACTTAAATTAAATTTAATCGCAAAGTTTAAATTTTAAAGCGGCAAAATTTAGATTTCGCATGGCATCGAAGCGCTTTTAAAATTTAAGATAAATTTCGAAGCGGCGCAGTGTGCGGCAAAACAGCAGCGCGGAGAATAGCGCGGCGCAGGTAGCGCAAAATAAAGCCGCAACGGCGTGCGGTGTCATTGCGGCGCTGCCAAAAGACGGCAACGGATATCGTAAATAGCGACGCAGTAAGCAAGCGTAGCGCAAAGAGGGTGCCACCGCGCACCGTATTATTGCGGCGCCAAGACGGGCAGTGCGGCAGCGAATATAACGCGCCGTGGCGAGCAGAGCACGGCGCAGAATAGCACCGCGTCTTGGCGCGGAAATATTTCTGCTGTAGCGGTGCGGCTATGCGACGAGCTTCCGTACGCGAGCCATAAATTTTATGCGATCTGCGTTTGAAATTTAAGCGCAAAGCGCGGGCTAAAATTTAAAAGTAAAATTTCAAAGCTGAACTTACGCTTTTTAAAATTTAAAAGCGAAATTTTAAAAAGTGCGGCGTCGTTTGTAATACCGGCGCGCAGCAAACCGCTTAGAATTTAAATAGACGTTCCGACGCATCGCAAGCCGCGTCAAATTTAAACAGACCGCGTCGCCGCAGGGCGGATATTTCGTCATGTCGAAGCGAGATAAAATTCTGCGTTGCCGCCGCGCCGAAGCGAAATAGAATTCCGCATCGCCATAAGATGGACGCGAAATAAAATTCAGTGCCGCCGTGAGATGGATGCGAGATAAGGCTCCGCGGCGGAGCAATAAAATTCCATCGCCGCGCAATCTGCGGCGATTTAAGATAGCGAGGTAAAGATGAATCCGATCGAACTCAGAAGACTTCGCACGCAAAGCGTGCTAAAGCAGCTCATCCCCGAAGCGCTCGCGAGCCTTGAGGACGAGCTTTTGCGCGGGCTGTGCGTCACCGACGTGGAGTGCAAGCGCGGGCGCTACGACGCGTTCGTATATCTGGATAAAAACGCCTTCGACGAGCGCGAGCAGGAATTCGTGCTCGAAAAGCTCGGCCGCGTGGCGAGATATTTGCAAAACTTCTGCGCCGAGGCGGAGGGCTGGTACCGCTGCCCCGCGTTTCACTTCAAATTTGACGACCGCTTGGAGTATCAAAACAAAATGGACGATCTTTTCGACAAAATAGAGGAGGAGCTACGCAAAAATGGTTGATTTAGAGGCTTTAGCGCGCGAGTGCGGCGTGCAGCTTTACGACGTGGAGACGGTGAGCGAAAACGGCAGAACGATCTATCGCATCAGCATCACGAAAGCGGGCGGCGTGGGGCTGGACGACTGCGAGCGGCTATCGCGGCTGCTTTCGCCGATTTTTGACGTGGAGCCGCCGCTTGAGGGCGAGTGGACGCTGGAGGTCGGCTCGCCCGGGCTTGAGCGCAAGCTAAGCAAGCTGCAACATTTCGCAAACTCCGTGGGCGAGCTGGTACGTCTAAGTCGCACGGATGGGCAGAAGCTAAGCGGCGAGGTGCTCGGCTGCGAAGGCGGCGTGCTTAGACTACGCACGGACGGCGGCGAGGTGAGCGTGCGACTTGACGAGATCAAAAAGGCGCGAACCTACGTGCAGTGGTAGCTACGTGGATTTTAAAGCTCTGCGCACGCGGCTTTGGGGTGTGGTGTTTGAGAAGCGTAGACTTAAATTTTAAGCTAAAGCGGCGAGGCTAATTTGGATTTGCCTTGCTTTTTGCGCGCTTTTAAGTATTGTGTCTATCGCGAGCGATGCACGGCTTGCGGCATCTTGCCTCGCTTTTTAATTTGGCGCGCGATATTCGGTGTGGCTTTCAAAAACACATACCGCGCGCGAACCTTTCGCGTTGAGCTTGATCGTATCGCACGAAAATTTCTGCGTTGCAATTGTTCGCATGCGCACCGCGGCGAAACGCTGTTTCGCCAAGCTTTCAGCGGAGCTTGCGCCCGCGATTATCGGCATGTGATACGAGCGCGCGTGCTGCGGGCAGAGCGAAAATTTCGATAAATATGAGCCTCTCGCGCGGACGTGCCCGCAACGCCGCCTTGTTGTGTCGCATGGGCACGCGAGCATGTTAAATTTTGGATTTTTTAAAAATTTGCCGCTGTCGGTCGCTCCTGATCTCTCGCGGCGCTCGGCGCAAAATTTTAAAATTCCGGTGCCGCTCGCCTGTTTTGAAATTTCAGATCGCGCCGACAAAAGATAATTTTTACGCCACTGGGCGGCGCTTTGAAATTTCAGATCGTACCGCTAAAAAGCAAGCTTCGCGGCGATTGCTGCTGCGCAAATTTTAATTCCCATGCCGCGCGTGCCGTTTTTGAAATTTCACGCTGCGTCGCTAAAAGATAAGTTTTGCGTGACGCTTTCGCGTTGCTTTAGAATTTCACGTCGCGCCCGAAAGCGGCTAAATTTAAAATTTACGCGCTGTTTTGGCGCGGTAAAATTCCACGCCTTTTGCCGCAAAGTAGAATTTTAAATTTTACGCCTTGCCATAAATTTAGATTTTACCGTCCGCACCAGAATATTGCGCCTGCGAGCTTTGCGGCGTCCATATCGCGATCGCGCTACGGCTATTTGCAAGCACGGCTTGATTGCAAAATTTCATCGATAAAGCTTTTTATAAAATTTCGGCGGTTTTGCTTTGGCGATAAAATTTCAGCGAGAACGCGAAAATCAAAATCGAGTAAGGCGCGCCGCAAAATTTTACGCAAAGCGGTGCGAAAAATTCCGTGTCGCGAGACATAGACGGCACGCAAAACTCGCAAGGCAAAATCCATAGAAAAGCGGGAAATTCCGCGATAAATTTACGTTTTAAAACTCTGAGGGCGGAGGTTTGCGCGCCGTCCATCAAATAATTAAAATTACGCCAAGCGGCGCGAATGTTTGCGACTATGAAGCGGAGATGCCGATCGTGGCTAGCAGTACGGGCGAGGTCATGAGCCCTACGATCGTAAGGATCCACGCTAATATCGCTATTACGAGCGAGGCTTGCTTTTTGACGGCTTGATAGGTCGCGGCGATCGCGCACAAAAACGCAAGCGGAACAAAGACGATCCCTAGAAAAAATATTCCTAAAATCGCGAAGACTATGGAGAGTATCCCAAGCACGTTTGATTGGGGTTGAACGGTCGGTTGTTCAGACATTTTAATCCTTTGAAAAAAATTATATAATTCTCCCCCCCCCCCCCCCCTGAATTTGAGCTGAAATTAAGCCGTGCCTTTTGAAATTTCATATTCGTGCCCGATTTCGGTTTTGCCCTAGCGCTCCATTAAAATTTTACTTCGCAAAACTTGCTTTTTGCGCCTGCTATCGCCAGATGCTTGTTTATACAATGAGCGAAAATTTTGCCGTCTGTGCGCGAAACGGACGCCGCAAAATTCACGATTTAGGATAAAATTCTAAAACCTGTGGTAAGATTTCGCAGTTTTGTTCCCGCGCGGAATCTGCTCCTACACATACGGCGCACGGCTTGCACTCTGATAAATTTGGCGCTTAAAGCGAGGCTTGTAGCAGCAAATGTATTTGGAACGTGAGTCGGCGAACCGGTACGGTACGGGCGAGCGTAGGCTGGCAAGCGGGTTGCGTCCGAGGCGTAATCTGTTGCGGGCAGAGAAGGTTGCCGA
Protein-coding sequences here:
- the infB gene encoding translation initiation factor IF-2; the protein is MGVLIKDIADELGYASKEIIEKAQEMGFKKVKTASNKVSEEEAAAIYDYIQTGILPGKKSKPAKKSSEKAQEDENKPAKKQSETKKTAKKESPKKAESLKASESKESAQSAKEPSDEKARTQEPEIKTEKSQNQKEEISSTPQEKEEKQNAASKPASVQINSGDSIASESLQKRRGLVIVKKKKEVQVPAAQDRTEPRREKISASLEAIFSNAELNLKKKKIEKKKAPAAKKEDALKIDIIPDHEMADIVIEDEDVVVMPDFTVKPIQTENRTKSKNQPNIYRASQNQIFSSEGGISRGGRKKHKKAPREQGSEIVSSVNIPKEIRVYEFADKIKKQPSEIIGKLFALGMMTTKNDFLDEDAIEILASEFGIEVNIIDEAQEFDYIKAYEDSEGEENLIARAPVITIMGHVDHGKTSLLDYIRNSRVASGEAGGITQHVGAYMVEKNGRKITFIDTPGHEAFTSMRARGAEVTDIVIIVVAADDGVKPQTKEAIAHAKAANVPIIIAINKMDKPNANPDLVKTGLAELDIMPTEWGGSYEFVPISAKTGDGIENLLEIVLLQADLLELKADPSKQAKATIIESSLQKGRGAVATVIVQNGTLHVGDTVVAGIAYGKVRALSDDKGRALKQILPGECGVIIGLSEVPGAGETLIGVSSDKEAREYASKIYEHQRQKELSKSTKVTIDELSAKIAEGSLKSLPVIVKADVAGSLEAIKASLEKLRNDEVKVDIIHSGIGGITQNDIALASASENCVILGFNVRPTGEIKELAKERGAQIKTYNVIYNLIDDIKALLGGLMSPIISEEALGQAEIRQVINVPKIGQIAGCMVTDGLIARGAKIRVIREGVIVFEGNVSSLKRFKDDAKEVAKGFECGVGIEGYDDMRVGDFIESYKQKEEQATID
- the rbfA gene encoding 30S ribosome-binding factor RbfA, which encodes MNPIELRRLRTQSVLKQLIPEALASLEDELLRGLCVTDVECKRGRYDAFVYLDKNAFDEREQEFVLEKLGRVARYLQNFCAEAEGWYRCPAFHFKFDDRLEYQNKMDDLFDKIEEELRKNG
- a CDS encoding ribosome maturation factor RimP, coding for MVDLEALARECGVQLYDVETVSENGRTIYRISITKAGGVGLDDCERLSRLLSPIFDVEPPLEGEWTLEVGSPGLERKLSKLQHFANSVGELVRLSRTDGQKLSGEVLGCEGGVLRLRTDGGEVSVRLDEIKKARTYVQW